In Microbacterium maritypicum, the following are encoded in one genomic region:
- a CDS encoding bifunctional 2-methylcitrate synthase/citrate synthase yields MTEPDIKKGLAGVVVDTTAISKVNPETNSLLYRGYPVQELADTQPFEAVAYLLWNGELPTPEELAAFRLEERKHRALADNVKAAIDLVPLDAHPMDEVRTAVSLIGASDPGAGGSVLDAGGSPEQNLERSIRLFAALPAIVAYGQRRRRGQEIIAPRDDLDYSANFLWMTFGEEADGVVVDAFNRSMILYAEHSFNASTFTARVITSTLSDIYSAVVGAIGALKGPLHGGANEAVLHIFDDIGTAENVVPWLDKALSEKRKIMGFGHRVYKKGDSRVPTMKAALDTLVEHYERPEVAALYDTLESEFVARKGIYPNLDYPSGPAYNLIGFDTLTFTPLFVAARVTGWTAHVIEQAGSNALIRPLSFYDGPDERHVES; encoded by the coding sequence ATGACCGAGCCGGACATCAAGAAGGGCCTCGCGGGGGTCGTCGTCGACACGACCGCGATCTCGAAGGTCAACCCCGAGACGAACAGCCTGCTGTACCGCGGATATCCCGTGCAGGAGCTGGCCGACACTCAGCCGTTCGAGGCCGTCGCCTACCTCCTGTGGAACGGCGAGCTGCCGACGCCCGAAGAGCTCGCCGCGTTCCGTCTCGAAGAGCGGAAGCACCGCGCGCTCGCCGACAACGTCAAGGCCGCGATCGACCTCGTGCCGCTCGACGCCCACCCGATGGACGAGGTCCGCACCGCGGTCAGCCTGATCGGCGCCTCCGACCCCGGTGCGGGCGGTTCGGTGCTCGACGCCGGTGGCAGCCCGGAGCAGAACCTCGAGCGCAGCATCCGCCTGTTCGCGGCACTGCCCGCGATCGTCGCCTACGGTCAGCGTCGCCGTCGCGGGCAGGAGATCATCGCCCCGCGTGACGACCTCGACTACTCCGCGAACTTCCTCTGGATGACGTTCGGCGAGGAGGCGGACGGCGTCGTGGTCGACGCGTTCAACCGCTCGATGATCCTGTACGCCGAGCACTCCTTCAACGCCTCGACGTTCACCGCGCGCGTCATCACCTCGACCCTGAGCGACATCTACTCGGCGGTGGTCGGCGCGATCGGCGCCCTCAAGGGACCGCTGCACGGTGGGGCCAACGAGGCCGTGCTGCACATCTTCGACGACATCGGCACGGCCGAGAACGTCGTGCCCTGGCTCGACAAGGCGCTCTCCGAGAAGCGCAAGATCATGGGCTTCGGGCACCGGGTGTACAAGAAGGGCGACTCCCGGGTGCCGACCATGAAGGCGGCGCTCGACACCCTCGTGGAGCACTACGAGCGCCCCGAGGTCGCCGCCCTCTACGACACTCTCGAGTCGGAGTTCGTCGCCCGCAAGGGCATCTATCCGAACCTCGACTACCCGTCGGGTCCGGCGTACAACCTGATCGGCTTCGACACACTGACCTTCACGCCGCTCTTCGTGGCGGCGCGGGTGACGGGGTGGACCGCGCACGTGATCGAGCAGGCCGGATCGAACGCGCTGATCCGTCCGCTGTCCTTCTACGACGGCCCCGACGAGCGACACGTCGAGAGCTGA
- the prpB gene encoding methylisocitrate lyase has translation MLYSTVTPAEKRRLFRERLASGELLRFPGAFNPLSARLIEQKGFDGVYISGAVLAADLGLPDIGLTTLTEVAGRAKQIARMTDLPAIVDADTGFGEPMNVARTIQELEDAGLAGTHIEDQINPKRCGHLDGKAVVDENTAIKRIRAAADARRDPNFLIMARTDIRAIEGLDAAIDRAQALVDAGADAIFPEAMRTLAEFEAMAEALDVPILANMTEFGKSELFSTDQLRDAGVNLVIWPVSLLRISMGAAGRALDTLNDEGHLTSKLGEMQHRADLYDLIDYESYNHFDSGVFNFTITKE, from the coding sequence ATGCTGTACTCCACCGTCACGCCCGCCGAGAAGCGGCGGCTGTTCCGGGAGCGGCTGGCGAGCGGCGAACTGCTGCGCTTCCCCGGAGCCTTCAACCCGCTGAGCGCCCGGCTGATCGAGCAGAAGGGCTTCGACGGGGTCTACATCTCCGGTGCCGTGCTCGCAGCCGACCTGGGGCTGCCCGACATCGGCCTCACGACGCTGACCGAGGTCGCCGGACGGGCGAAGCAGATCGCCCGCATGACCGACCTCCCCGCGATCGTCGACGCCGACACCGGCTTCGGCGAGCCGATGAACGTCGCCCGCACGATCCAGGAGCTCGAAGACGCGGGCCTCGCCGGCACGCACATCGAGGACCAGATCAATCCGAAGCGCTGCGGCCACCTCGACGGCAAGGCCGTCGTCGACGAGAACACCGCGATCAAGCGCATCCGGGCTGCCGCCGACGCCCGACGCGACCCGAACTTCCTCATCATGGCGCGCACCGACATCCGGGCGATCGAGGGGCTGGATGCCGCGATCGATCGGGCCCAGGCGCTGGTGGATGCCGGTGCCGACGCGATCTTCCCCGAGGCGATGCGCACGCTCGCCGAGTTCGAGGCGATGGCCGAGGCGCTCGACGTGCCGATCCTCGCGAACATGACCGAGTTCGGCAAGAGCGAGCTGTTCTCCACGGACCAGCTGCGTGATGCCGGCGTCAACCTGGTCATCTGGCCGGTGTCGCTGCTGCGCATCTCGATGGGGGCCGCCGGTCGTGCTCTCGATACGCTGAACGACGAGGGGCACCTGACCTCGAAGCTCGGCGAGATGCAGCACCGCGCCGATCTCTACGATCTGATCGACTACGAGTCGTACAACCATTTCGACTCCGGCGTCTTCAACTTCACCATCACGAAGGAGTGA
- a CDS encoding MmgE/PrpD family protein, whose protein sequence is MTVTHHVRVHRSDENLAREDQLAWKIAEVAADRVEVEQDVVDMIINRIIDNASVAAASLTRAPINAARAQAFSHPVSTGGVGANLFGAALDHRTSPEWAAWANGVAVRELDYHDTFLAAEYSHPGDNIPPILAVAQHTGKDGRALVRGIATGYEIQMDLVRAICLHKHKIDHVAHLGPSAAAGIGTLLGLDVETIYQAVGQGLHTTTATRQSRKGEISTWKAHAPAFAGKMAVEAVDRAMRGQTSPAPIYEGEDGVIAWMLDGKDASYDVPLPAVGEPKRAILDSYTKEHSAEYQAQALIDLARKLGIENPALRDPANIDSIVIHTSHHTHNVIGSGANDPQKYDPTASRETLDHSVPYIFAVALQDGGWHHVDSYAPERAGSADTVALWHKITTAEDAEWTRRYHSEDPAEKAFGGRVEIRLTDGSTVVDEIAVADAHPLGARPFARENYIAKFRLLAEPVLEPAEIERFLSLVQRLPELTAAEVGELSIVAKPGLLEAAPAPAGLF, encoded by the coding sequence ATGACCGTCACCCATCACGTCCGTGTGCACCGCAGCGACGAGAACCTCGCGCGCGAAGACCAGCTCGCCTGGAAGATCGCCGAGGTCGCCGCCGACCGGGTCGAGGTCGAGCAGGACGTCGTCGACATGATCATCAACCGCATCATCGACAACGCCTCGGTGGCCGCGGCATCCCTCACCCGCGCGCCGATCAACGCCGCCCGCGCGCAGGCGTTCAGCCACCCCGTCTCCACCGGCGGCGTCGGAGCGAACCTGTTCGGTGCGGCGCTCGACCACCGCACCAGCCCCGAGTGGGCGGCCTGGGCGAACGGCGTGGCCGTGCGCGAACTCGACTACCACGACACGTTCCTCGCGGCGGAGTACTCGCACCCCGGCGATAACATCCCGCCGATCCTCGCGGTCGCCCAGCACACCGGCAAGGACGGTCGGGCGCTCGTGCGCGGCATCGCGACCGGCTACGAGATCCAGATGGACCTCGTGCGCGCGATCTGCCTGCACAAGCACAAGATCGACCACGTCGCCCACCTCGGCCCGTCGGCGGCCGCCGGCATCGGCACCCTGCTCGGGCTCGACGTCGAGACGATCTACCAGGCTGTGGGCCAGGGTCTGCACACCACGACCGCCACTCGGCAGAGCCGCAAGGGCGAGATCTCCACCTGGAAGGCGCACGCCCCGGCCTTCGCGGGCAAGATGGCCGTCGAGGCGGTCGACCGGGCCATGCGCGGGCAGACCAGCCCCGCGCCGATCTACGAGGGCGAAGACGGTGTGATCGCGTGGATGCTCGACGGCAAGGACGCGTCCTACGACGTGCCGCTGCCCGCCGTGGGCGAGCCCAAGCGCGCGATCCTCGACTCGTACACGAAGGAGCACTCGGCCGAGTATCAGGCGCAGGCGCTCATCGACCTCGCCCGCAAGCTCGGGATCGAGAACCCGGCGCTGCGTGACCCCGCGAACATCGACTCGATCGTCATCCACACCAGCCACCACACCCACAACGTGATCGGCTCCGGGGCGAACGACCCGCAGAAGTACGACCCGACCGCATCGCGCGAGACGCTCGACCACTCGGTGCCGTACATCTTCGCGGTGGCACTGCAGGACGGCGGCTGGCACCACGTCGACTCCTACGCCCCCGAGCGTGCGGGCAGCGCCGACACGGTCGCGCTGTGGCACAAGATCACCACGGCGGAAGACGCCGAGTGGACCCGCCGCTACCACTCCGAGGACCCGGCTGAGAAGGCCTTCGGCGGTCGCGTCGAGATCCGCCTGACCGACGGCTCGACCGTGGTCGACGAGATCGCCGTGGCCGACGCGCATCCGCTGGGCGCCCGTCCGTTCGCACGCGAGAACTACATCGCCAAGTTCCGTCTGCTCGCCGAGCCCGTGTTGGAGCCTGCCGAGATCGAGCGGTTCCTCTCCCTCGTGCAGCGCCTGCCCGAGCTCACGGCCGCCGAGGTCGGCGAGCTGTCGATCGTCGCGAAGCCCGGGCTGCTCGAGGCTGCTCCGGCGCCTGCGGGACTGTTCTGA
- a CDS encoding GntR family transcriptional regulator, whose product MPPVVERFSASDRAYTALLDDIQSGALPAGFVLGEVEQAERLGVSRTPMREALRRLAGDGLVVQQSPRVTVVADLDADDIRSLFEIRRALEESSARLAAVRGDAGLFAELAAEFAHVDLTGPAGRDAYYALIARFDGALDAAVANDYIASALRTVRTHLVRVRRMARDKPARLAASAAEHRTIAEALAARDGDLAAHATHVHLHNALTGILDSLDSSNSEG is encoded by the coding sequence ATGCCCCCTGTTGTCGAGCGCTTCTCCGCGAGTGATCGCGCGTACACGGCCCTGCTCGACGACATCCAGTCGGGTGCTCTTCCGGCCGGCTTCGTTCTCGGGGAGGTCGAGCAGGCCGAGCGTCTCGGTGTGAGTCGCACTCCGATGCGGGAGGCGCTGCGCCGACTGGCCGGCGACGGTCTCGTCGTCCAGCAGTCGCCGCGCGTCACCGTGGTCGCCGACCTGGATGCCGACGACATCCGCTCGCTGTTCGAGATCCGCCGCGCGCTGGAGGAGAGCTCCGCCCGGCTCGCCGCCGTGCGGGGGGACGCCGGTCTGTTCGCCGAGCTCGCCGCGGAGTTCGCGCACGTCGACCTCACCGGTCCCGCAGGCCGTGACGCCTACTACGCGTTGATCGCCCGGTTCGACGGTGCCCTCGATGCGGCCGTCGCGAACGACTACATCGCCTCGGCCCTGCGCACCGTGCGCACGCACCTCGTGCGCGTGCGCCGGATGGCCCGCGACAAGCCCGCCCGACTCGCGGCATCCGCCGCCGAGCACCGCACGATCGCCGAGGCGCTCGCCGCCCGCGACGGCGACCTCGCCGCCCATGCCACCCACGTGCACCTGCACAACGCCCTCACCGGCATCCTCGACTCTCTCGACTCCAGCAACAGCGAAGGATAA
- a CDS encoding DMT family transporter: MVRVSDDSVAVASARGVRLGLPLAIAAALSFGMSGAWARGLIDAGWTPGAAVTARIWVAALVLLIPTILSLRGRWGLLRRNAGMILAYGLLAVTATQLFYFQAVAVMDVGLALLIEYTAPVAVLLWLWARRGERPSRKSAIGAAIAFVGLVLMLDILTGADVDVAGILWALGAMVGAATYFVLSARVDTGLPPLALAGSGLLIGALGLTAAGAIGVLPIAWTTDDIAYRFGSVPWFVPVLAIGVVATALAYLLGIASTRMLGSRLASFVALAEVVAALLFGWLLLGQLPDLLQGLGGVLVLVGVIVVKLGEPVAPEFVEPVPTPGNVYGKPVEKD; this comes from the coding sequence ATGGTCAGGGTGAGTGATGACAGCGTGGCGGTCGCGTCCGCACGCGGTGTGCGCCTGGGGCTGCCGCTCGCCATCGCGGCCGCGCTGTCGTTCGGCATGTCCGGCGCGTGGGCGCGCGGGCTCATCGACGCGGGGTGGACGCCGGGAGCCGCCGTCACCGCACGCATCTGGGTGGCGGCCCTCGTGCTGCTCATCCCCACGATCCTGTCGCTGCGCGGGCGGTGGGGTCTCCTTCGCCGCAACGCCGGCATGATCCTCGCCTACGGACTGCTCGCCGTCACCGCGACCCAGCTCTTCTACTTCCAGGCCGTCGCCGTCATGGATGTGGGGCTGGCGCTGCTCATCGAGTACACGGCACCGGTCGCGGTGCTGCTGTGGTTGTGGGCCCGGCGGGGTGAGCGTCCGAGTCGCAAGAGCGCCATCGGCGCGGCCATCGCTTTCGTCGGGCTGGTGCTCATGCTCGACATCCTCACGGGGGCCGATGTCGACGTGGCCGGCATCCTGTGGGCGCTCGGAGCCATGGTCGGGGCGGCGACGTACTTCGTGCTCTCGGCCAGAGTCGACACGGGGCTGCCGCCGCTCGCGCTCGCCGGCAGCGGGCTGCTGATCGGTGCACTCGGTCTCACGGCGGCCGGGGCGATCGGCGTCCTGCCGATCGCGTGGACGACCGACGACATCGCCTACCGTTTCGGCAGTGTGCCCTGGTTCGTCCCCGTGCTGGCGATCGGTGTCGTGGCGACGGCCCTCGCTTACCTGCTCGGCATCGCCTCGACGCGGATGCTGGGTTCGCGGCTCGCCTCCTTCGTCGCGCTCGCCGAGGTGGTCGCCGCGCTCCTGTTCGGCTGGCTGCTGCTCGGCCAGCTTCCCGATCTGCTGCAGGGGCTCGGCGGAGTGCTCGTTCTCGTGGGGGTCATCGTGGTCAAGCTGGGGGAGCCCGTCGCTCCGGAGTTCGTGGAGCCGGTGCCCACCCCCGGGAATGTATACGGGAAGCCCGTAGAAAAAGACTGA
- a CDS encoding CGNR zinc finger domain-containing protein: MIFTDDTQEGLRAAVWLVNSAEDPDTLVDLDDERAFLREFPYTGRLDRDEDELASLRRLRPRLRSMLLAPRDEMAELVNAALAESRLTPRLLRHDGVDWHLHAVADEHPLAERVLIETAMALIDVIRAEEGSRLSVCADDTCLAIALDLSRNRSKRYCSTTCANRNAVAAYRARRAAD, translated from the coding sequence GTGATCTTCACCGATGACACCCAAGAGGGTCTCCGCGCCGCCGTGTGGCTCGTGAACTCGGCCGAGGATCCGGACACGCTGGTCGACCTCGACGACGAGCGCGCCTTCCTCCGCGAGTTCCCCTACACCGGACGACTCGACCGCGATGAAGACGAGCTCGCCTCCCTGCGCCGCCTGCGCCCGCGTCTGCGATCCATGCTGCTGGCGCCGCGCGACGAGATGGCCGAACTCGTCAACGCCGCCCTCGCCGAGTCCCGCCTCACCCCGCGACTGCTCCGCCACGACGGGGTCGATTGGCACCTCCATGCCGTGGCCGACGAGCATCCGCTGGCGGAGCGCGTGCTGATCGAGACCGCGATGGCGCTGATCGACGTCATCCGCGCCGAGGAGGGCTCGCGCCTCTCCGTGTGTGCGGATGACACCTGCCTGGCGATCGCCCTGGATCTCTCCCGCAACCGCTCGAAGCGCTACTGCTCGACGACCTGCGCGAACCGCAACGCCGTCGCCGCCTATCGCGCGCGCCGGGCCGCGGACTGA
- a CDS encoding L-fuconate dehydratase, with translation MTRIVALDTTDIRFPTSLSLDGSDAMNPDPDYSAAYVIVRTDAEDGIEGHAFVFTIGRGNDVQVAGIDALAGHLVGRELEPLLDDMGGTFRAIIGDSQLRWLGPEKGVMHMAIGAVINALWDIKAKRAGLPLWQLLARMTPEELVDLVDFRYLANALTREDALDILRAAEPGRAEREQQLLATGYPGYTTSPGWLGYSDEKLERLAREAMADGFTQIKLKVGADLQDDIRRFRKAREVCGPDFPIAIDANQRWEVSEAIEWVNALAEFHPAWIEEPTSPDDVLGHAEIARGVAPIRVATGEHAQNRVIFKQLLQADAISVMQIDAVRVGGVNENIANLLLAAKFGVPVCPHAGGVGLCEAVQHLSMFDFVAVTGTREGRMIEFVDHLHEHFVVPTDIRGGSYMAPTAPGNGMEMKADTIAAYTWRGAYIGA, from the coding sequence GTGACCCGTATCGTCGCCCTCGACACCACCGACATCCGCTTCCCGACGTCGTTGAGCCTGGATGGTTCGGACGCGATGAACCCCGACCCCGACTACTCCGCCGCCTACGTGATCGTGCGCACGGACGCCGAGGACGGCATCGAGGGCCACGCGTTCGTCTTCACGATCGGGCGGGGCAACGACGTGCAGGTCGCCGGGATCGACGCGCTCGCCGGGCACCTCGTCGGCCGCGAGCTCGAACCCCTGCTCGACGACATGGGCGGCACCTTCCGGGCGATCATCGGCGACTCGCAGCTGCGGTGGCTCGGCCCCGAGAAGGGCGTCATGCACATGGCCATCGGTGCCGTCATCAACGCCCTGTGGGACATCAAGGCCAAGCGAGCGGGGCTGCCCCTCTGGCAGCTGCTCGCCCGCATGACCCCGGAAGAACTCGTCGACCTCGTCGACTTCCGCTACCTCGCGAACGCCCTCACCCGCGAGGATGCCCTCGACATCCTGCGCGCCGCGGAACCGGGCCGCGCCGAGCGGGAGCAGCAGCTGCTCGCCACCGGGTACCCGGGGTACACGACGAGTCCCGGCTGGCTCGGATACTCCGACGAGAAGCTCGAGCGGCTGGCCCGCGAGGCCATGGCCGACGGCTTCACGCAGATCAAGCTCAAGGTCGGCGCCGACCTGCAGGACGATATCCGTCGCTTCCGCAAAGCCCGCGAGGTGTGCGGACCGGACTTCCCGATCGCGATCGACGCGAATCAGCGCTGGGAGGTGTCGGAGGCGATCGAGTGGGTGAACGCGCTCGCCGAGTTCCACCCCGCGTGGATCGAGGAGCCGACCAGCCCCGATGACGTGCTCGGGCACGCCGAGATCGCGCGCGGCGTGGCGCCGATCCGCGTCGCCACCGGCGAGCACGCCCAGAACCGTGTCATCTTCAAGCAGCTGCTGCAGGCGGATGCCATCTCCGTCATGCAGATCGATGCCGTGCGCGTCGGCGGCGTCAACGAGAACATCGCCAACCTGCTGCTCGCCGCCAAGTTCGGCGTGCCGGTGTGCCCGCACGCGGGTGGGGTGGGCCTGTGCGAAGCGGTGCAGCACCTGTCGATGTTCGACTTCGTCGCGGTCACCGGCACCCGCGAGGGCCGCATGATCGAGTTCGTCGACCACCTGCACGAGCACTTCGTCGTGCCGACCGACATCCGCGGTGGCTCCTACATGGCGCCGACTGCGCCCGGGAACGGCATGGAGATGAAGGCCGACACCATCGCGGCGTACACCTGGCGGGGGGCGTACATCGGCGCCTGA
- a CDS encoding fumarylacetoacetate hydrolase family protein yields MKFARLGTPGTEIPVLVEGDHYLDLRSLTSDVNGDFLESDFVARVSAARDAGELPELADAAAMRIGAPIARPSAVICIGMNYAAHAAESGSEPPTIPILFLKTPNTVVGPDDAVTIPRGSEKTDWEVELGIVIGARAAYLDSPEESLAHVAGFVAANDVSERAFQIEVSGGQWSKGKIAPGFNPTGPWLVTPDEVDHHALGLRSFVNGEPRQDSNTSDMIFTVEHIVHHLSQYVTLEPGDLILTGTPQGVALSGKYPYLAPGDVVEIEIDGLGRQRQEFVAWETQR; encoded by the coding sequence ATGAAGTTCGCGCGGCTCGGCACCCCCGGTACGGAGATCCCCGTCCTCGTGGAGGGTGACCACTACCTCGACCTCCGCTCTCTGACATCCGATGTGAACGGCGACTTCCTCGAGAGCGACTTCGTCGCCAGGGTCTCGGCGGCCCGCGATGCCGGGGAGCTTCCGGAACTCGCGGATGCCGCGGCGATGCGCATCGGCGCACCGATCGCCCGTCCGAGCGCCGTGATCTGCATCGGCATGAACTACGCCGCCCACGCGGCCGAGTCGGGTTCGGAGCCGCCGACCATCCCCATCCTCTTCCTGAAGACGCCCAACACGGTGGTCGGACCCGACGACGCGGTGACGATCCCCCGCGGCAGCGAGAAGACCGACTGGGAGGTCGAGCTCGGCATCGTGATCGGCGCTCGCGCGGCCTACCTCGACTCCCCCGAGGAGTCGCTCGCCCACGTGGCCGGCTTCGTCGCCGCGAACGACGTCTCGGAGCGGGCGTTCCAGATCGAGGTGTCGGGCGGGCAGTGGTCCAAGGGCAAGATCGCCCCGGGATTCAACCCCACCGGCCCGTGGCTCGTCACTCCCGACGAGGTCGACCACCACGCGCTCGGACTGCGCAGCTTCGTCAACGGCGAGCCGCGGCAGGACTCGAACACGAGCGACATGATCTTCACGGTCGAGCACATCGTGCACCACCTGTCGCAGTACGTGACGCTCGAGCCGGGCGACCTGATCCTCACCGGCACCCCGCAGGGCGTGGCCCTCTCGGGCAAGTACCCCTACCTCGCACCCGGCGACGTGGTCGAGATCGAGATCGACGGCCTCGGCCGGCAGCGGCAGGAGTTCGTGGCATGGGAGACACAGAGATGA
- a CDS encoding SDR family NAD(P)-dependent oxidoreductase has protein sequence MSALDGLVAIVTGGASGIGAAIAQRLRADGATIAILDRDTAAADPAFTAFTADVSDRASVDVAVAAVAERFGRIDIVVNNAGIGAQGDVAANDDDEWARVLSINVTGIARVTAAALPWLRKSPAAAVCNTASIASTTGLPQRALYSASKGAVSALTRAMAADHLREGIRVNAVNPGTADTPWVGRLLDSATDPAAERAALEARQPHGRLVDPDEVAAAVTYLVSPAAGSTTGTSIEVDGGMARLRLRAE, from the coding sequence ATGAGCGCACTCGACGGACTGGTGGCGATCGTCACCGGCGGAGCATCCGGGATCGGTGCGGCGATCGCACAGCGCCTGCGCGCCGACGGGGCGACCATCGCGATCCTCGACCGCGACACCGCCGCGGCCGACCCCGCGTTCACGGCCTTCACCGCCGACGTCTCGGATCGTGCAAGCGTCGACGTGGCGGTCGCGGCGGTGGCCGAGCGGTTCGGGCGCATCGACATCGTCGTGAACAACGCCGGGATCGGCGCGCAGGGCGACGTCGCGGCGAACGACGACGACGAGTGGGCGCGCGTGCTCTCGATCAACGTCACCGGCATCGCCCGCGTGACGGCGGCGGCATTGCCCTGGCTGCGGAAGTCGCCTGCGGCGGCGGTCTGCAACACGGCATCCATCGCCTCCACCACCGGACTCCCGCAGCGGGCGCTCTACAGCGCGTCGAAGGGAGCCGTCTCGGCGCTGACCCGCGCGATGGCGGCCGACCACCTGCGCGAGGGTATCCGGGTGAACGCGGTCAACCCCGGCACGGCCGACACCCCCTGGGTCGGGCGACTGCTCGACTCGGCGACCGACCCCGCGGCCGAACGCGCCGCGCTCGAGGCCCGCCAACCGCACGGACGGCTCGTCGACCCCGATGAGGTCGCCGCCGCGGTCACCTACCTCGTGAGCCCCGCCGCCGGTTCGACGACCGGCACGTCGATAGAGGTCGACGGCGGCATGGCGCGGTTGCGGCTTCGCGCGGAGTGA